In a single window of the Micromonospora sp. WMMD1155 genome:
- a CDS encoding extracellular solute-binding protein yields the protein MTGLSRRRRLAAVAVIALAAATGSACSSSSDQPADGGAYLVWDPYPQFADDSEWVALLKKCGTSAGVTVERTGYDTTDLTNKALLAAQQGNSPDVLIVDNPVISTLAEAGALTTTDDNKLDVSSMEKNLLGAGQSEGKTYGVPIGANTLALYYNKDVLTAAGVDPAAVTDWASLNEALGKVKAKGKKGITFSAIGTEEGSFQFLPWFWGSGAQLTSLDSPQAVAALTLWTDWLKQGHAPNSVINNTQTTSWQEFATGDYAFAENGTWQLANAEKLGFAYGTIAIPASTGGPAPAPTGGEFVSIPVQENTGRYDTSQKLVACLTSADNLLTTDTTLSYVAPVAAVQDRQATADPKLKVWVEAVRAAKGRTGDNLGTKYPKISESLWTAVQAALSGGKSPGEALAAAQAAATNK from the coding sequence ATGACCGGACTCAGTCGTCGGCGGCGCCTGGCCGCCGTCGCCGTGATAGCCCTCGCCGCAGCGACCGGCAGCGCCTGCTCGTCATCCTCGGATCAGCCCGCCGACGGCGGGGCCTACCTCGTCTGGGACCCGTACCCCCAGTTCGCCGACGACTCCGAGTGGGTCGCGCTGCTCAAGAAGTGCGGCACCTCGGCCGGTGTGACGGTCGAGCGGACCGGCTACGACACCACCGACCTGACCAACAAGGCGCTGCTCGCCGCCCAGCAGGGAAACTCGCCGGACGTGCTGATCGTCGACAACCCGGTCATCTCGACACTGGCCGAGGCCGGCGCGCTCACCACCACCGACGACAACAAGCTCGACGTGTCGTCGATGGAGAAGAACCTGCTCGGCGCGGGCCAGAGCGAGGGCAAGACGTACGGGGTGCCGATCGGCGCGAACACCCTCGCCCTCTACTACAACAAGGACGTCCTCACCGCCGCCGGTGTCGACCCCGCCGCCGTCACGGACTGGGCCTCGCTGAACGAGGCGCTGGGCAAGGTCAAGGCCAAGGGGAAGAAGGGCATCACCTTCTCCGCGATCGGCACCGAGGAGGGCAGCTTCCAGTTCCTGCCCTGGTTCTGGGGATCCGGCGCCCAACTGACCAGTCTGGACTCACCGCAGGCGGTGGCCGCGCTGACCCTCTGGACGGACTGGCTCAAGCAGGGCCACGCACCGAACTCGGTCATCAACAACACCCAGACCACGAGTTGGCAGGAGTTCGCCACCGGCGACTACGCCTTCGCCGAGAACGGCACCTGGCAGCTGGCCAACGCGGAGAAGCTCGGCTTCGCGTACGGCACGATCGCGATCCCGGCCAGCACGGGCGGGCCCGCCCCGGCACCCACCGGCGGTGAGTTCGTCTCCATCCCGGTGCAGGAGAACACCGGACGGTACGACACCTCGCAGAAGCTCGTCGCCTGCCTGACCAGCGCCGACAACCTCCTCACCACCGATACCACCCTCTCCTACGTCGCACCCGTCGCCGCCGTCCAGGATCGGCAGGCGACGGCGGACCCCAAGCTCAAGGTCTGGGTCGAGGCGGTTCGGGCGGCCAAGGGCCGCACCGGCGACAACCTCGGCACGAAGTACCCGAAGATCTCCGAATCGCTGTGGACCGCCGTGCAGGCGGCCCTCAGCGGCGGGAAGTCACCGGGAGAGGCGCTGGCCGCCGCGCAGGCCGCAGCCACGAACAAGTAG
- a CDS encoding sugar ABC transporter permease, giving the protein MAPVTVYLAAFYAYPLYRNVELSLREYTVRSFVQGGAPFAGLDNYRTVLTDPAFVPTLTHTVVFTGASLAFQFTIGMALALFFHQHFPLSRTLRALFLVPWLLPLIVSASTWSWLLNSDSGLVNSALGVVGVDPVNWLTSPGWSLTSVIIANIWIGIPFNLVVLYSGLQAIPAEVYEASALDGATGWQRFWAITFPLLRPVSAITLLLGLIYTLKVFDIIWIMTKGGPTGSSATLATWSYRLGFGNLLPEFGPGAAVGNLLIVMALIAGLVYIRIERRQHLR; this is encoded by the coding sequence CTGGCACCCGTGACCGTCTACCTGGCGGCCTTCTACGCCTACCCGCTCTACCGCAATGTCGAGTTGAGTCTGCGGGAGTACACCGTCCGCTCGTTCGTGCAGGGCGGCGCGCCCTTCGCCGGCCTGGACAACTACCGGACCGTGCTGACCGATCCGGCCTTCGTGCCGACGCTGACGCACACAGTGGTCTTCACCGGCGCGTCACTCGCCTTCCAGTTCACCATCGGCATGGCCCTCGCGCTCTTCTTCCACCAGCACTTCCCGCTGTCGCGCACCCTGCGGGCGCTGTTCCTCGTACCGTGGCTGCTGCCGTTGATCGTGTCGGCGTCGACCTGGTCGTGGCTGCTCAACAGCGACTCGGGGTTGGTCAACTCCGCGCTCGGCGTGGTGGGCGTCGACCCGGTCAACTGGCTCACCTCGCCGGGTTGGTCGCTCACCTCGGTGATCATCGCGAACATCTGGATCGGCATCCCGTTCAACCTGGTGGTGCTCTACAGCGGGCTGCAGGCGATCCCGGCCGAGGTGTACGAGGCATCCGCCCTCGACGGCGCGACCGGGTGGCAACGGTTCTGGGCGATCACCTTTCCGTTGCTGCGCCCCGTCTCCGCGATCACGCTGCTGCTGGGGTTGATCTACACGCTGAAGGTCTTCGACATCATCTGGATCATGACCAAGGGTGGACCGACCGGCTCGTCCGCGACGCTCGCCACCTGGTCGTACCGGCTCGGCTTCGGCAACCTGCTGCCCGAGTTCGGACCGGGAGCGGCCGTCGGCAACCTGCTCA